A genome region from Mycobacterium florentinum includes the following:
- the mutT1 gene encoding 8-oxo-(d)GTP phosphatase MutT1, whose translation MSDQNSSGGRRSGKRIVYAAGAVLWRHSSADSDNPELEIAVIHRPRYNDWSLPKGKVDPGETAPVAAVREVLEETGHHAILGRRLNKVSYPIDQGVKKVYYWAARSTGGKFEPGKEVDELIWLPVDEAMQKLDYAQDRNVLRRFTKQPADTRTVLVVRHGTAGRKSRFSGDDTKRPLDKRGRAQAEALVAQLMAFGATHVYAADRVRCHQTVEPLAEELGVSIENEPTLTEESYAKSPKRARHRILRIAGHKGTPVICTQGKVIPDLITWWCERDGVNPDKSRNHKGSTWVLSLSKGRLVAADHIGGALAANVRA comes from the coding sequence GTGTCGGACCAGAACTCGTCGGGCGGTCGGCGCTCAGGGAAGCGGATCGTTTACGCGGCCGGCGCGGTGCTGTGGCGACACAGCAGTGCCGATTCGGACAACCCCGAGCTCGAGATCGCTGTGATCCACCGTCCCCGCTACAACGACTGGTCACTGCCCAAAGGCAAAGTGGACCCCGGCGAAACCGCACCGGTGGCCGCGGTCCGCGAAGTGCTGGAAGAGACCGGGCACCACGCCATCCTCGGCAGGCGGCTCAACAAGGTGAGCTATCCGATCGACCAGGGCGTCAAGAAGGTGTACTACTGGGCGGCGCGCAGCACCGGTGGCAAATTCGAACCGGGCAAAGAGGTCGACGAATTGATCTGGTTGCCCGTCGACGAGGCCATGCAGAAACTCGACTACGCCCAGGATCGAAACGTGTTGCGGCGCTTCACAAAACAACCAGCCGACACGCGTACCGTGTTGGTGGTGCGGCACGGTACCGCGGGCCGGAAATCACGCTTTTCCGGCGATGACACCAAGCGACCGCTGGACAAACGAGGACGCGCACAGGCGGAGGCGCTGGTCGCACAGCTGATGGCGTTCGGCGCCACCCACGTGTACGCCGCCGATCGAGTGCGCTGCCACCAGACGGTCGAACCGCTCGCCGAGGAGCTCGGTGTCAGCATCGAGAACGAGCCGACGCTCACCGAGGAGTCTTACGCCAAGAGCCCCAAACGCGCCCGGCACCGGATACTGCGTATCGCCGGCCACAAGGGCACACCGGTGATCTGTACGCAGGGCAAGGTGATTCCGGATCTGATCACCTGGTGGTGCGAACGCGACGGGGTGAACCCGGATAAGTCACGCAACCACAAGGGCAGCACGTGGGTGCTGTCCCTGTCGAAAGGCCGACTGGTGGCGGCCGATCACATCGGCGGCGCGCTGGCCGCCAACGTTCGGGCCTGA
- a CDS encoding HU family DNA-binding protein encodes MNKAELIDVLTQKLGSDRRQATAAVENVVDTIVRAVHKGDSVTITGFGVFEQRRRAARVARNPRTGETVKVKPTSVPAFRPGAQFKAVVAGAQRLPSEGPAVKRGVVAGAAKKAAKKAPAKKAAVKKAATKAPAKKAATKAPAKKAATKAPAKKVVKKAPAKKAVKAVKKVVAKAPVRKAATKAPAKKVAKKAPAKKAAAKRGRK; translated from the coding sequence ATGAACAAAGCAGAGCTCATAGATGTGCTCACACAGAAATTGGGCTCGGACCGTCGGCAGGCGACCGCCGCCGTCGAGAATGTTGTCGACACCATTGTGCGTGCGGTGCACAAGGGCGACAGCGTGACCATCACCGGGTTCGGTGTGTTCGAACAACGGCGCCGCGCAGCGCGTGTCGCCCGCAACCCGCGTACCGGTGAGACGGTGAAGGTAAAGCCGACGTCCGTCCCCGCGTTCCGCCCGGGTGCTCAATTCAAAGCGGTTGTTGCAGGCGCACAGCGCCTCCCGTCGGAAGGACCGGCCGTGAAACGTGGTGTTGTTGCAGGCGCAGCCAAGAAGGCTGCCAAGAAGGCTCCGGCCAAGAAGGCCGCGGTGAAGAAGGCCGCGACCAAGGCTCCGGCCAAGAAGGCCGCGACCAAGGCTCCGGCCAAGAAGGCCGCGACCAAGGCTCCGGCCAAGAAGGTCGTGAAGAAGGCTCCGGCCAAGAAAGCGGTCAAGGCCGTGAAGAAGGTCGTCGCCAAGGCTCCGGTGCGCAAGGCCGCAACCAAGGCTCCGGCCAAGAAGGTCGCGAAGAAGGCTCCGGCCAAGAAGGCCGCTGCCAAGCGCGGTCGCAAGTAG
- the leuD gene encoding 3-isopropylmalate dehydratase small subunit translates to MEAFHAHTGIGVPLRRSNVDTDQIIPAVYLKRVTRTGFEDGLFATWRSDPSFVLNLSPFDRGSVLVAGPDFGTGSSREHAVWALMDYGFRVVISSRFGDIFRGNAGKAGLLAAEVSQDGVELLWKLIEQAPGLEITANLQDRNITAGTTVLPFKIDDHTAWRLLEGLDDIALTLQKLDQIESFEAARPDWKPRTLPAP, encoded by the coding sequence ATGGAAGCCTTTCACGCCCACACCGGGATTGGCGTGCCGCTGCGGCGCTCCAATGTCGATACCGACCAGATCATTCCCGCGGTGTATTTGAAGCGCGTCACCCGAACCGGATTCGAGGACGGCCTGTTCGCGACGTGGCGGTCGGATCCGTCATTCGTGCTCAATCTCAGTCCATTTGACCGAGGCTCGGTCTTGGTCGCCGGACCCGACTTCGGGACCGGGTCCTCCCGCGAGCACGCGGTGTGGGCGTTGATGGACTACGGGTTCCGGGTAGTCATCTCGTCTCGATTCGGTGACATTTTTCGGGGCAACGCGGGCAAGGCGGGGCTGCTGGCGGCCGAAGTCAGCCAAGACGGTGTGGAACTGCTTTGGAAGCTGATCGAGCAGGCTCCAGGACTGGAAATCACTGCCAATCTTCAAGATCGAAATATCACCGCGGGAACGACGGTGCTGCCGTTCAAGATTGACGACCACACCGCCTGGCGACTGCTCGAAGGACTCGACGATATAGCCCTTACGCTGCAGAAACTCGACCAGATCGAATCATTCGAGGCGGCCCGTCCGGACTGGAAACCGCGCACTCTGCCCGCCCCATGA
- the leuC gene encoding 3-isopropylmalate dehydratase large subunit: protein MGTDAPGGKPRTLAEKVWDDHVVVSGDGSAPDLIYIDLHLVHEVTSPQAFDGLRLAGRPVRRPDLTIATEDHNVPTVDIDKPIADPVSRTQVETLRRNCAEFGIRLHPMGDIEQGIVHVVGPQLGLTQPGMTVVCGDSHTSTHGAFGAIAMGIGTSEVEHVLATQTLPLRPFKTMAVNVDGDLQPGVTAKDIILALIAKIGTGGGQGHVIEYRGSAIESLSMEGRMTVCNMSIEAGARAGMVAPDETTYEFLRGRPHAPAGAQWDAAVRNWQQLRTDDGAVFDTEVYLDAESLTPFVTWGTNPGQGVPLGAAVPDPDLMTDDDERQAAEKALAYMDLRPGTPMREIAVDAVFVGSCTNGRIEDLRVVADVLRGRTVAQGVRMLVVPGSMRVRAQAEAEGLSEVFTAAGAEWRQAGCSMCLGMNPDQLAPGERCAATSNRNFEGRQGKGGRTHLVSPAVAAATAVRGTLSTPADLN, encoded by the coding sequence ATGGGAACCGACGCACCGGGCGGCAAGCCGCGCACCCTGGCCGAAAAGGTATGGGACGACCACGTTGTGGTGTCGGGTGACGGCAGCGCGCCGGACTTGATCTACATCGACCTGCATTTGGTGCACGAGGTCACCAGCCCGCAGGCGTTCGACGGCCTGCGGCTGGCCGGTCGGCCGGTGCGCCGGCCGGATCTGACGATCGCCACCGAGGACCACAACGTGCCCACCGTCGACATCGACAAGCCGATCGCCGACCCGGTATCGCGCACTCAGGTCGAGACATTGCGGCGCAACTGCGCCGAATTCGGTATCCGGCTACACCCGATGGGCGACATCGAGCAGGGCATCGTGCACGTCGTCGGACCGCAATTGGGGCTCACCCAGCCGGGAATGACGGTCGTTTGTGGGGATAGTCACACGTCGACGCACGGAGCATTCGGTGCCATCGCAATGGGCATCGGCACTTCGGAAGTCGAGCATGTGCTCGCGACCCAGACCTTGCCGTTGCGGCCCTTCAAAACAATGGCGGTCAACGTCGACGGCGACTTGCAGCCCGGCGTGACGGCCAAGGACATCATCCTCGCGCTGATCGCCAAGATCGGGACCGGCGGAGGGCAGGGCCATGTCATCGAATATCGGGGCAGCGCGATCGAATCGCTGTCCATGGAAGGCCGGATGACCGTCTGCAACATGAGCATCGAAGCCGGGGCCCGGGCCGGGATGGTAGCCCCGGATGAGACGACCTACGAATTCCTGCGGGGCCGGCCGCACGCGCCGGCCGGTGCGCAGTGGGACGCCGCGGTGCGGAACTGGCAGCAGCTGCGCACCGACGACGGCGCCGTGTTCGACACCGAGGTCTATCTCGATGCGGAGTCGTTGACCCCCTTCGTGACGTGGGGTACGAACCCGGGCCAGGGTGTGCCGCTGGGCGCGGCGGTGCCGGATCCGGATCTGATGACCGACGACGACGAGCGGCAGGCCGCGGAGAAAGCGTTGGCGTATATGGACCTTCGGCCGGGCACGCCGATGCGCGAGATCGCCGTCGACGCGGTGTTCGTCGGGTCTTGTACCAACGGTCGTATCGAAGATCTGCGGGTGGTGGCCGACGTGCTACGCGGTCGCACAGTGGCCCAGGGCGTGCGGATGCTGGTCGTTCCCGGCTCGATGCGGGTGCGCGCGCAAGCCGAAGCGGAAGGGCTCAGTGAGGTATTCACCGCCGCCGGCGCCGAATGGCGGCAGGCCGGCTGCTCGATGTGCCTGGGCATGAACCCCGATCAGCTTGCGCCCGGCGAGCGATGCGCCGCGACGTCCAACCGCAACTTCGAAGGGCGGCAGGGCAAAGGTGGCCGTACGCATTTGGTATCGCCGGCAGTCGCGGCGGCAACCGCGGTCCGTGGCACCTTGTCTACCCCGGCCGACCTGAACTGA
- a CDS encoding IclR family transcriptional regulator, whose amino-acid sequence MRQHSGIGVLDKAVDVLHTIAESPCGLAELCERTGFPRATTYRLAAALEVHRLLARDDEGRWQLGPALTELAAHVNDPLLAAGAAVLPQLRETTGESVQLYRREGTSRVCVAALEPSAGLRDTVPVGARLPMTAGSGAKVLLAHSDAATQKAVLPTAKFTDRTLAEVRRRGWAQSVAEREPGVASVSAPVRDSRGVVVAAISVSGPIDRIGRRPGARWAADLLSAADAMARRL is encoded by the coding sequence ATGAGACAGCATAGCGGCATCGGCGTCCTGGATAAAGCCGTGGATGTGCTGCACACGATCGCGGAATCTCCCTGCGGGTTAGCCGAACTGTGCGAACGGACCGGCTTTCCCCGGGCGACCACCTACCGCCTTGCCGCCGCACTGGAGGTACATCGCCTGCTGGCGCGCGACGACGAAGGGCGTTGGCAGTTGGGTCCCGCGCTGACCGAACTGGCCGCTCACGTCAACGATCCGTTGCTGGCGGCGGGCGCGGCGGTGCTCCCCCAATTGCGCGAGACCACCGGGGAAAGCGTGCAGCTGTACCGCCGCGAGGGCACCTCGCGGGTCTGCGTGGCCGCCCTGGAACCGTCTGCGGGCCTTCGCGATACGGTTCCGGTCGGCGCGCGGCTGCCGATGACGGCCGGTTCGGGGGCCAAAGTGCTGCTGGCGCACAGCGATGCCGCCACCCAAAAAGCGGTGCTGCCGACGGCGAAATTCACCGACCGAACGCTGGCCGAAGTACGCCGGCGCGGTTGGGCGCAAAGCGTTGCCGAGCGCGAGCCGGGAGTGGCGAGCGTCTCAGCGCCGGTGCGCGATAGCCGCGGCGTGGTCGTGGCGGCCATCTCGGTGTCGGGACCCATCGACCGGATCGGCCGGCGTCCGGGAGCGCGCTGGGCAGCCGACCTGCTCTCGGCCGCCGACGCCATGGCTCGCCGTCTGTAA
- a CDS encoding PPOX class F420-dependent oxidoreductase has translation MGTNQRASIVMSDDEIADFVVKSRTGTMATIGSDGQPHLTAMWYAVVDGEIWLETKAKSQKAVNLTRDPRVTFLIEDGDTYDTLRGVSFEGVAEIVDDPDVAHRVGVSVWERYTGPYTDEMKPFVEQMMNKRVCVRIVARRTRSWDHRKLGLPPMPVGGSTAPAVLGTGQ, from the coding sequence ATGGGAACCAATCAGCGCGCGAGCATCGTCATGTCCGACGATGAGATCGCCGATTTCGTCGTCAAGAGTCGCACCGGAACAATGGCCACCATTGGTTCCGACGGCCAGCCGCACTTGACCGCCATGTGGTACGCCGTCGTCGACGGCGAGATCTGGCTGGAGACAAAAGCCAAGTCTCAGAAAGCGGTCAACCTGACCCGCGACCCCCGAGTGACCTTCCTGATCGAGGACGGCGACACCTACGACACATTGCGCGGGGTTTCCTTCGAGGGCGTCGCGGAGATCGTCGACGACCCGGACGTCGCGCACCGGGTCGGGGTCAGCGTGTGGGAGCGCTACACGGGTCCGTACACCGACGAGATGAAGCCGTTCGTCGAGCAGATGATGAACAAGCGGGTCTGCGTGCGGATCGTCGCGCGGCGGACGCGCTCGTGGGATCACCGCAAACTTGGATTGCCGCCGATGCCGGTGGGTGGTTCCACCGCACCGGCCGTGCTGGGGACCGGCCAGTAA
- the gltX gene encoding glutamate--tRNA ligase translates to MTAPGGVRVRFCPSPTGTPHVGMVRTALFNWAYARHTGGTFVFRIEDTDAERDSEESYLALLDALRWLGLDWDEGPEVGGPYAPYRQSQRGDIYREVVDKLLAAGEAYHAFSTPEEVEARHVAAGRNPKLGYDNFDRELTEEQRAAFLAEGRKPVVRLRMPDEDLAWDDLVRGTTTFAAGSVPDFALTRASGDPLYTLVNPCDDALMKITHVLRGEDLLPSTPRQLALYQALIRIGVAERVPEFAHLPTVLGEGTKKLSKRDPQSNLFAHRDRGFIPEGLLNYLALLGWAIADDHDLFSLDEMVAAFDVADVNSNPARFDQKKADAVNAEHIRMLDVADFTGRLRDYFALHGHRLGLDEAAFAIAAELVQTRIVVLGDAWDLLKFLNDDEYAIDPKAAAKELGPDGAAVLDAALTALDGVPDWTVPAIEEALKTALIDGLALKPRKAFGPIRVAATGTTISPPLFESLQLLGRDRSLGRLRAARAGAV, encoded by the coding sequence GTGACCGCGCCGGGGGGTGTCCGGGTCCGGTTCTGTCCATCGCCCACCGGCACCCCGCACGTCGGGATGGTGCGCACCGCGCTGTTCAACTGGGCCTACGCCCGGCACACGGGCGGCACCTTCGTCTTTCGCATCGAGGACACCGACGCCGAGCGCGACAGCGAGGAAAGCTATCTGGCCCTGCTCGACGCGTTGCGCTGGCTCGGGCTGGATTGGGACGAGGGGCCCGAGGTCGGGGGACCCTATGCCCCGTACCGGCAGTCGCAGCGCGGCGACATCTACCGCGAGGTGGTGGACAAGCTGCTCGCCGCGGGCGAGGCGTACCACGCGTTTTCGACGCCCGAAGAGGTCGAGGCCCGCCACGTCGCCGCCGGCCGCAACCCCAAATTGGGTTACGACAACTTCGACCGCGAGCTGACCGAGGAGCAGCGCGCGGCATTCCTGGCCGAGGGCCGTAAGCCGGTGGTGCGGCTGCGAATGCCCGACGAGGATCTCGCGTGGGACGACCTGGTGCGCGGGACCACCACCTTCGCGGCGGGCTCGGTGCCCGATTTCGCGTTGACCCGCGCGAGCGGAGATCCCTTATATACCTTGGTCAACCCGTGTGACGACGCACTGATGAAGATCACCCACGTGTTGCGTGGCGAGGACCTGCTGCCATCGACGCCGCGTCAGCTGGCGTTGTACCAGGCGTTGATCCGGATCGGGGTGGCCGAACGCGTTCCGGAATTCGCGCACCTGCCAACGGTATTGGGGGAGGGCACCAAAAAGCTGTCCAAGCGCGACCCGCAGTCCAATTTGTTCGCCCACCGCGACCGGGGCTTCATCCCCGAGGGGCTGCTGAATTACCTTGCGCTGCTGGGCTGGGCGATCGCCGACGACCACGATCTGTTCAGCCTCGACGAAATGGTGGCCGCGTTCGACGTTGCCGACGTGAACTCGAACCCGGCCCGCTTCGATCAGAAGAAGGCCGACGCGGTCAACGCCGAACACATCCGGATGCTCGACGTGGCCGACTTCACCGGCAGGCTGCGCGACTACTTCGCGCTGCACGGGCATCGCCTGGGGCTCGACGAGGCCGCGTTCGCCATCGCGGCCGAGCTGGTGCAGACCCGCATCGTGGTGCTCGGCGACGCGTGGGACCTGCTGAAGTTCCTCAACGACGACGAATACGCCATCGATCCCAAGGCCGCCGCCAAGGAGCTGGGTCCGGACGGGGCCGCGGTATTGGACGCCGCCCTGACGGCGCTGGACGGCGTGCCGGACTGGACCGTCCCCGCGATCGAGGAGGCCCTCAAAACCGCGCTGATCGACGGTCTGGCGCTCAAACCGCGCAAGGCGTTCGGCCCGATCCGGGTTGCCGCGACCGGGACGACGATCAGCCCGCCGCTGTTCGAGTCGCTGCAGCTGCTCGGCCGCGACCGCAGCCTGGGGCGGTTGCGGGCCGCGCGCGCTGGCGCGGTCTAA